A window of Podarcis muralis chromosome 10, rPodMur119.hap1.1, whole genome shotgun sequence genomic DNA:
AGGGAACAAATATATGTAATATCATACAGGGACCATATGGGTACTGATAAATATTTCTTTTGGAAGGCAAATAGCAGGGAGGTGGGAGGTGGTTTAAATTGTGGAAATAGTGTGTGTATGAGGAGGGTTTAAAAACTCTTTCCACTCCAATCCCACACCTGGCTGCCTTGATCTAAAGGGAAGAGTTGAAAGATCCTATTCTCAGATCTCCAAAATCCGTGTCTGAATGTGTAGCTACATTCCAGTTATTCCACCAACTCCCCATTGTGCAGATAGTGGTGGTGGATTAAGTCAGACCAGGAATAAATACCCCATTTCTGGATTATAGAAAATATTAGACTGCATGCCTCACCACTTCTATTAAAACTAACCAGTAGTTCTTCAAAGCCCAGAAGTGCTGCTTAATTTGGGAAGAAATGGATTGAAACCTTAAGCCAATGACAATATACACGCAAATCTCCTTTTGACACAACTCAGATGTCTCTTAATGGGATGCCTGTTCAACAGTGGGCAGACTTGGTTTGCTTTGCGTTCCGGAGCAATTGTGGTGGCCCTGCAGCTTGGCTTCACTGGGAACCGCATGTCACAGAGAGCGCTGTAATTTTTGCAGACAGCTGAACCTAGCGTTGGCCCAGCAGGAGGAACTGATTACGTAACAGGCCTTTCTCCCATCTCCATGCTGTTTGGGTATGAAAACTGGAAATCGAACAGCAAACAGGACTTGGGCTTTAAGCAAAGTTTGAACTTCAGAGTTCAGTTGCCTGCAGTTTCTCAAAAAACAACACTGttatctatatatatttattatttttatgcacTAGCAAGTAGATCTTTTCTAgccccaactctatgattctagtatCACACTGAGAAGTTGTGGCTAGAATGCTTCTCCCTAACATGCCAGGTGCCAGAGTTCAAGGATTCATGTAATTTTGGTTTTGTTGTGTATGGAGGAGTATTCACTCAGCTGAACTCATAGCTCAGACACAGTTTTACCACCTCTGGGAATACTAATATTTGATTCTTTCCCCCCTGGCCCTAACTTCAGTAGCTttcattgtgttttctttttctcttttaataTTGCAGCCTACCTGTAAAGTCTTTTGCCTCATATTTGTGTAGGATGAATGCATTTGCAATGGATAAGGTGAGTTCAAATTGTTTTTATCTTTATCTTGTTTTAAAGCAGATGGTTGCATGATTATTTTTTATGTGCTCTTGTCTCCTGCCTTTGTAGCTTGGCAGGTGGCTGGGATGGGTTGGCCGAGCAAGCCATGATAAAGCAATGTGGTTTGATTTGGGCATAATGTCATACCATACTTAAATAGAGCTATGGCTTGTAAGCCAACAATAAACATAGATTAGCATCATGGGTTATTGGCAGAAAATAAACTAGGGTCAGCCCATTGAACTGGGTTCACGTATTCAAATGAACCTGTAGTTAGGCTGGACCAGCGATGGTGTAGCGTTATGTTCAAACTAGGTCAATGTCTAGATCATGCACCAGCCCCATTTTGATTGCTAGCACCAGTGGATGTGGCACCCTGCTTCTTTTGGGTTTGAATTTCCATTAGGTTTGAGCAGTCCTGTTAttcaaatgcttcttcagtgttacAATTCCAGTGGTGAAGTCAAAGGGTCTATTATGAAGAAACTGTTACCAGTGAAAGGGCTGAAGAAGTGTGGTTTATTAAGAACCTGCACAAACCCAATGACCTATTGGTGGACGAATTAAGCTGATTTATTGGGAATTAAGCTAGTTTATTTGGAAATGGTGGAGTCCTGCAGAGGTGCTAATGAGTCTCAAAGCAGCAGAAGAACAAGCACAAaaaaaaatgtccttgcttaatAGCTGTATTTTTGGGATATGGAGAAAGAGGGTCAAGCCCACCGACCCCTGGACCTTCCCCCAGCAATAAACCAGCTCTATTAGAAATATCAGTTGTATAAGGGGTATCCTAATATGGGCAGGTTCTAGTCAAGGTATtgagccctcttcaggcatttaAAAAGAACACACGAGGTCTCAAACTTAGGAGGGAGATGGGAGCATGGACAGTCCAAACGCACCAGGAGAGGCTGCTCCATAGGGTTGCTTGTTGCAAGGTTGCCACCTGTTCAGTTGTATGTGCTTCACAGCCCCGTTCAGACCTTCCTGCTCAGTGTGGGAGCAggtgtgcacacacatacaccacacaAACCTCCTCCACAGGTTGAACCTCAGATGTTCTTTTTGAACGCATGAAAAATGGCTACTGTGAGATGAAAATATGGCCCTGCCTCCACATTTTTGAATCTTGGAACTGGCATTGTTTCCCCATATCACACAGACCTTGTACGTTATCTCACTGGTCCCCGACAACTAGGTGCCACTTCTGCTGTGCTGTTGCATCACGTGATAGCTTCTGTGCGCCATAATGGCAGAGGCCAGGTCCCTGCTATGTCTGAATTGAATCCAGACgtgcgggatatctttgggagaaggaaaggctaaggggTAAACCCTACAAAAACATCCGGAGTCCCAAAGATGTTTGGATGGCactttgtacgcctccttccggcaactcctgcagcccagctggtgccaaacatattgctctgctttcctttggacctcaCCAGCCCAGGCTGCCCAGGCGTGCGCCCCAGGCAGGTCACTTCGGTTCTgcaaacacagtggtttgacttcacccccggaggcgcactccattgcctctcaagacagatgggtgccatcAACAAACGATTAGGCATGTTTATTACTTTGAGATTTATATAATGTCCTGAATTGAGCTAGAGGCACATGATGGATTTGAGGCCATGGAGGTAGGGATCTTATTCAAAAGCAATATAGATAGCTGTGTTTGCTTGAATacactttttgtgtgtgcgtggAACCGGAAGAGAATCTAGGTAAGTTGTATAAGGATATAGCAATGGATTACAAAATGTAATTGATATGTTCGTATTAGATTGTGGATTACCAGGGGTAAATAGAAATTACAGGGCGTGGGAGGGTTGACTGGAAAGCAGATAAGGTGATCAGAATTTCATATGTGCATGAGAAGGAATTTGATAGATCAGGAGATGCACATTGCTGGTTTCAATACGCAATCCTGCATTTGCCAATTTGAGGGCCGGGTTTCATTGGGTGTGTGTTGCAGGTATTGTTTGACCGCAAGGAACTTTAATTGTGTCATCCTGGGTCGTCTTCTGCAACAGGCACATTGAGCATGTTGTCGCTGATTGGGTGGaagagccttccccaacctggtgccctcggttttgggctgaggggagttgtagaccaaaacatctggacagcactaAAAAAACAATaagcccctcccccaaacacagctgaagtttctgaaccatcttcagaggcagccctacatatgacacattgcagtaatcaaacctagaggttaccaaagcATAGACAGCAGTGGTCAGGCTAACCCTGTTCAGATAGGGGCAcaactgggccaccagctgaagctggtggGAGGCACTCTGCAGCAGCAAAGGACTCAGAAgtaccaacaacaacaacggcaatatatttatacccacccatctggctgggtttccccagccactctgggtggcttccaacaaaatattaaaatacagtaatccatcaaacggctctgacctggtggaatgctctgtcccacaagactagggccctgcaggacttgatctccttccacagggcctgtaagacagagctattctgcctggccttcagtttgaattagcctgatcctctattcccttttcccttttctatgAAGacaccctttctgggaccccacatttaaattcttccctggtctcttTGCTGACCCTAGTAGGActaacttggccagttagccccggtgatcatttgatgtctactgattgggggttcccccccaaaaaaatgacccctgaattttagaattttattgatattgatgctgcatttatgttgtatttttttgCTGTTTCTAAGTTGCATCTTTAAtcattgttttatatttgctgttagctgccctgagcccagtttttaaaccaggaagggtggagtataaatttaaaaaaatattattatttattatttattattattaaaagcttccctaaacagggctgccttcagatgtcttctaaaagtctgaacaaaaaaattccttccagtagcaccttaaagaccaactaagttagttcttgctatgagctttcgtgtgcatgcacacttcttcagatacacattctaaaagtctggtagttgttgttctctttgcataccctctccttcagagggagtgtaaccccatcaagagcaggcagcaTCCCAGCTACACGGTCTAGCAAACCACTCACTAACCGTGCTTCTACCACTAGTCTTCAGTTTACATGTAGCACTAGCTGAATGTATCAGTAATCGCCATTGCTGTGCTTGAACTGAGAGTGCGGTGGAGGAAATGCCCAACGCCCTTCTACATGTTACAGAATGGTGGATGAGCTTCCTTCATCTCTCCTTGCTGAAAATCTAATTGGGCAACTCGTGACAAGATTCTGTGGATCCCCAGGGTTCACCACAACACAGTGACCCAAAGCGTTTGACCTGTGTGTTCCTTCTCTTTATTAGATGGCCTATCATTAGATGCTACTCCTGTCACAAACCCAAGGAAGTTGCAGCCAAAATGGCCAAGTACAAACTGATCCTTTTGAGGCACGGTGAAGGGGCCTGGAACAAAGAGAACCGCTTCTGCAGTTGGGTGGACCAGAAGCTGAGCATCGACGGGATAAAAGAGGCTCAGAACTGTGGCAGGCACCTCAAAGCTCTTGGCATTGAGTTCGACCTGGTGTTTACATCCATCCTCAGCCGGTCTATTCAGACTGCCTGGCTTGTGCTGGAGCAGATGGGGCAGGAGTGGGTCACCACCGAATCTTCCTGGAGGCTGAACGAGCGGCACTACGGTGCCCTGATAGGCCTCAACAGGGCAGAGATGGCACTGAACCACGGCGAGGAGCAGGTGAAAAGGTGGAGGAGGAGCTATGACGTCACCCCGCCTCCCATCACTGAGTCCCACCTTTACTACCACGAAATCTACAATGACCGCAGGTATAAGCACTGTGACGTGCCGTTGGAGAAACTCCCGAGGTCAGAAAGCTTGAAAGAAGTGCTTGATAGACTCCTTCCCTATTGGAACGAGAGGATAGCTCCGGAGGTGAAGAGGGGCAAGACGGTTTTAATTTCTGCTCACGGGAACAGCACGCGCGCTTTGCTGAAACATTTGGAAGGTAATGTAGTGCCACTAATTTGTTGTAACTTTTGTAAATGCGGTATAAACATTGGGGACCATCTTGTCTTCTTTGGCTATTCGTTCAGGAATAAATTCTCTCTCTCGTCTCTTAAATTAAAAAGGGCACATTTATACTATTAGTTTTATAGCAGTTTTAACTGTTGTGGTCTCTCTTGAAAAATCTTGAGACTCCTCGGTCAGCAAGCGTCCTGAGAATTCTCTGTTGGAGACCTTTCGTCTTCCTCGGAGGACTGCCTTTCCCTGgttccctagagcagtgtttcccaaccttgggcctccagctgtttttgaactacaattcccatcatccctgaccactggtcttgctagctagggatgatgggagttgtagtccaaaaacagctggaggcccaaggttgggaaacactgccctagagggaAGGGCTGCCTATTGCGTTTCTTTGTCTGTAGTGTGGATAAGTTAGTAGAGGGGGGATGGGGAAATTTGTGGCCTTCAGAAGTTCCATTGGCTTTCGTCTGCATGGCCAGCAATCAAGGGTGATTGGATGTGGGAGTCCAACAGCCTTTGGAGGGCCACCGGTTCCTCATCCCTTCTTTAGAAAACAAAATACCGTATACGCTTCTTTAGCCTTGTGAGCTAGCCAGCCAGATGGCTGTTGCTGACAACCTCTAGAGCATTCTCGAGTTTGCAGAGTTATTTACAGTGATTCTTGCCTTCGCCATCTTCCCAGGAAATCTGTGGACCTAAGTTATGCGGCGGGaggttgtgttgtgtgtgtcttttgtgATGTTCAGACAGCCAAGTGTTTGCCCTCTGCCCCACTCTCATGGCCTGCTCAGAGAGGAAGCGCCCATAGCCCTGGTTATGACACAAAGTCATACGTTCACCCCTGCTCACCTTACCAGCGTTGTGCTGTTGCCTACTCTCCAGCGTAGTAGACGAATGGCGAAAACAACCAAGGCACAGGAGGCTGAATATGTACAGCATGCTTGTCGTTTGGCTTGTGGCACTCCCGGAAACCGCTGGAGCTGATGCCATATTTTCCTTTTGCGTGCGACTGACGAAAACGAAACATTCGTATTTAGAAATGGCTTATTCAAACAGACCTCACAGGAACAATGTTTCCCAATATCTAGCCTTTCCCAATATCGAACCTACCCATTGATTGCCAACAAAACACGCAGGGCTCATTCCTGCAGGTGTCAGCCAGTTCCTCAGAAGGCTGAGGGGGTGGACGTTGGTTGTTAATGCCTCTAGGCTATTGCCAGACTTGGACGAGGCCTTTTCAGCAGAGGTGGCTCCAAGTCTGGAGGCCTCTATAAATCAAAGCGACATGTCCTCGTGTACTCCTTCGGTCCCTGCCCAAGCTATAGGCTGTAATACCTGATCTGACATTAGGTAACGCTGCAGAAATAGGAGGTTGTTGTAAAAGTTGCACAGTtcactttgcttgcttgcttctgagGCAGCCTACACTACTCTCAAACGTGACCtgttgtcaggaagttctccccaAAGCTTAGCCGGCACCCCCATTCTTCTAATTTGAACCTACTGGCTTCATAGAATGGCAGAGCGGGAAAGGACCTcatggctcacctagtccagtcccctgcagtgcaggaatctcatcagAGTCATCTTTATCACCCCATGCTTATCAGAAAATATGGTATAAAGCAGAGGCCTTTCTGGACCAGTTGGGGGAGCAATTTTTGATAGGCCAGTATCAATAGGAAGAGATTTCAGTGCAAGAATTGGTAGAGAAAGAGAAGAACAATCCAAGTGAGAAGGAAGTTAGACTTGCAGAGTTTGTTGCTTAATTTTGGAGCTAGTAACTTCTGTGAACTTACCTGCAAAGCTGATGCCTCCCCTCATTTTTGTGCTTTCCTTCCAAGAACATTTTTCATTCGGAGCAGGTAGGGTGGGAAAAGCAGAATGTTCCAAAAAGACCAAACCCAGGGCCAGTAAATGGTGTGTAATATAGATGTGCCATTACATAGACATATGCTTCTcaggtagctcagtcagtagagcacaagacttttaatctcagggttgtgtgttcgagccccacattgggcaaaagattcctgcattgcagggggttggaccagatgtggtctcttccaactctacagttccatgattctatgatttcctgTTGCATCCAAGCAGGCAATgtggacttaccgtatttttcgctctataacacgcacccgaccataacacacacgtagtttttagaggaggaaaatccgtaggcatgccacccataggcattccctccataacacgcacagacatttccccttactttttaggaggaaaaaagtgagtgttatggtgcaaaaaatacggtaattgcttttGCTCAGCTTGGTGTGCTGAAATTTGCTGGGGCCGCAACCCAAAGAGAAATGGATGCACAAGTCGCACGAAAGGTCAACCGTCTTGTGTTACGAGTTGTGTAAAGTAACCAGACCCTGGCCTTAGTTGACATTCATGTTGTCCCTCCAGCGTCTCGTCATAGAAgttgcccagtacagtggtacctcgggttacagacgcttcaggttacagactccgctaacccagaaatagtacctcgggttaataactttgcttcaggatgagaacagaaattgcacggcagcgggaggccccattagctaaagtggtacctcaggttaagaactgtttcaggttaagaacggacctccagaacgaattaagttcttaacctgaggtaccactgtactgactttcAGTGTTTGGCTTACGCTTTTGAGGAGGCAAGGCAAGTCAGGAAAGAGGCCCTTcagtttatttaaatatttcattaagaaagaaaacatagCAAGGCAGTGTtcaccataaaataaaataaaatactacagTAACTTCCACAAAGGCTGGGTGTTAAAAAGGAGATCACATTCAAAAGGTCTGTCAGAGCTGTCCAGGTTTCAAAAGATGTTTGAAAGAAGACAGGGAAGACTCCTGTCAGGCTTATTGTCGGGCAAAGTTCCTGCTATGCTAAACCTGCCATGCTAAACCTTTGGCCCTTGGTAAAGACCGACTGACCCTCAGGGACTGCCAAAGTGCCCCATCCTCTTTCCCCATCTCTTGAaacaaatctgaagttgttatcCTAGCAAGAGAAACCTTTGGAAGTGCATCACTCAGTGATGTAATACTCTACCGAAGGAACGGAGTGCTGTATT
This region includes:
- the BPGM gene encoding bisphosphoglycerate mutase, with the translated sequence MHLQWIRWPIIRCYSCHKPKEVAAKMAKYKLILLRHGEGAWNKENRFCSWVDQKLSIDGIKEAQNCGRHLKALGIEFDLVFTSILSRSIQTAWLVLEQMGQEWVTTESSWRLNERHYGALIGLNRAEMALNHGEEQVKRWRRSYDVTPPPITESHLYYHEIYNDRRYKHCDVPLEKLPRSESLKEVLDRLLPYWNERIAPEVKRGKTVLISAHGNSTRALLKHLEGISDEDIVNVTLPTGVPVLLELDEDLRSLGPHQFIGDQEAIQAAIKKVEDQGKAKPTLEK